Proteins from one Gibbsiella quercinecans genomic window:
- the mnmE gene encoding tRNA uridine-5-carboxymethylaminomethyl(34) synthesis GTPase MnmE, which produces MSTSDTIAALATPPGRGGVGILRISGGNAKDVAQAVLGKLPKPRYADYLPFRDANGTPLDQGIALWFPGPNSFTGEDVLELQGHGGPVILDLLLKRILALPGVRIARPGEFSERAFLNDKLDLAQAEAIADLIDASSEQAARSAVNSLQGVFSARIHQLVEALTHLRIYVEAAIDFPDEEIDFLSDGKIEAQLNGVMADLDSVRSEARQGSLLREGMRVVIAGRPNAGKSSLLNALAGREAAIVTDIAGTTRDVLREHIHIDGMPLHIIDTAGLREASDEVERIGIERAWNEIEQADRVLFMVDGTTTAATDPSEIWPEFMARLPGTLPITVVRNKADITGETLGIHEVNGHSLIRLSARTGEGIDELRDHLKQSMGFTSNMEGGFLARRRHLQALEQAAQHLEQGKEQLVGAYAGELLAEELRLAQQCLSEITGVFTSDDLLGRIFSSFCIGK; this is translated from the coding sequence ATGAGCACATCCGATACTATCGCAGCCCTTGCCACCCCGCCGGGGCGCGGCGGCGTCGGCATTCTGCGCATTTCCGGCGGCAACGCTAAAGACGTGGCCCAGGCCGTGCTCGGCAAGCTGCCCAAACCCCGCTACGCTGATTATCTGCCGTTCCGCGACGCAAACGGCACACCACTCGATCAGGGCATTGCGCTGTGGTTCCCCGGCCCCAACTCCTTTACCGGGGAAGACGTGCTGGAACTGCAGGGCCACGGTGGGCCGGTGATACTCGATCTGTTGCTCAAACGCATTTTGGCGCTGCCAGGCGTGCGCATTGCGCGGCCAGGCGAGTTTTCCGAGCGGGCGTTCCTCAATGACAAGCTCGATCTGGCCCAGGCCGAAGCCATTGCCGATTTGATTGACGCCAGTTCCGAACAGGCGGCACGTTCGGCCGTGAACTCGCTGCAAGGGGTATTTTCGGCGCGTATCCACCAGCTTGTGGAAGCACTCACTCACCTGCGAATCTACGTGGAGGCGGCCATCGACTTTCCTGATGAGGAGATCGACTTCCTCTCGGACGGTAAAATAGAGGCCCAACTCAACGGCGTGATGGCCGATCTGGACAGCGTGCGCAGTGAGGCCCGCCAGGGCAGCCTGCTACGTGAAGGTATGCGGGTGGTGATCGCCGGCCGGCCGAACGCCGGTAAATCCAGCCTGCTTAATGCCCTGGCCGGCCGCGAAGCGGCGATCGTCACTGATATCGCCGGCACCACGCGCGACGTGCTGCGCGAGCATATTCATATTGACGGCATGCCGCTGCACATCATCGACACCGCAGGGCTCCGCGAAGCCAGCGACGAAGTAGAGCGTATCGGCATCGAACGTGCATGGAATGAGATCGAACAGGCAGACCGCGTGCTATTTATGGTCGACGGCACCACCACGGCGGCCACCGACCCGAGCGAGATCTGGCCGGAATTTATGGCGCGCCTGCCGGGTACCCTGCCGATTACCGTGGTGCGTAATAAAGCCGACATCACAGGCGAAACGCTGGGCATCCACGAAGTGAACGGTCACTCACTTATTCGCCTTTCGGCCCGCACGGGTGAAGGTATTGATGAATTGCGCGACCACCTGAAACAAAGCATGGGCTTTACCAGCAACATGGAAGGCGGCTTCCTGGCCCGCCGCCGCCACCTGCAAGCACTGGAACAGGCTGCGCAGCACCTGGAACAAGGGAAAGAGCAATTGGTCGGCGCCTACGCCGGCGAACTGCTGGCGGAAGAACTGCGCCTGGCGCAGCAATGCTTAAGCGAGATAACCGGCGTATTCACCTCGGACGATCTGCTGGGGCGCATTTTCTCCAGCTTCTGCATCGGCAAGTAA
- a CDS encoding arginase family protein has translation MSNQTQITVFQGIVGDRNDLARPGAMAIGKLLAQRFGLTPEIIGASAAVIGGGWREALDAAKPSLNALSGRLDHLFAENIKPFTASSRCAASLATLPVVARYHPEACIVWFDAHADLNTPATSATGYLGGFSIAGPVGLWDSGLGSGVDLSAVILVGARDIDPPEQKLIDDGKLQWVAAGDGLVEGLKRAINGRAVYVHLDCDVLAPDIVPTEYRVPGGLSLDDLYHACQVIAENAVIGVEIAEFQISQIENGSPVSPASLLDALSPLINGLNS, from the coding sequence ATGAGTAACCAGACGCAGATAACCGTATTTCAGGGAATAGTCGGCGATCGTAACGATCTGGCGCGCCCCGGCGCTATGGCAATTGGCAAGTTGCTTGCGCAAAGGTTTGGCCTAACACCCGAGATTATCGGCGCATCGGCTGCGGTGATTGGCGGCGGCTGGCGGGAAGCGCTGGACGCCGCCAAACCATCATTGAACGCTTTATCCGGTCGGCTAGACCATCTTTTTGCGGAAAATATTAAACCTTTTACCGCATCCAGCCGCTGCGCGGCATCATTGGCAACATTACCGGTGGTTGCGCGTTATCATCCCGAAGCCTGCATCGTTTGGTTCGATGCCCATGCGGATCTGAATACCCCTGCCACTTCAGCAACGGGCTATCTTGGCGGCTTTTCTATCGCAGGGCCGGTCGGTTTATGGGATTCCGGTTTAGGCAGCGGTGTCGATTTATCCGCGGTGATACTGGTTGGTGCCCGTGATATTGATCCTCCAGAACAAAAACTGATCGACGACGGGAAGTTGCAATGGGTAGCGGCAGGCGACGGATTGGTGGAAGGATTAAAGCGTGCGATTAATGGCCGAGCGGTTTATGTCCACCTGGACTGTGATGTATTGGCTCCGGACATTGTCCCTACGGAATATCGGGTTCCGGGCGGGCTGTCACTAGATGACCTTTATCATGCCTGCCAGGTGATTGCAGAAAATGCTGTCATTGGCGTGGAAATTGCCGAGTTTCAGATTTCCCAAATAGAAAACGGTTCTCCCGTTTCTCCAGCCTCTCTGCTTGATGCTTTAAGCCCGTTAATTAATGGATTAAATTCATAA
- a CDS encoding class I SAM-dependent methyltransferase encodes MTIYEQRYRALKKQGYQAWVGEGYPRASRQLAVTLQSLQDNGILPTPGAACLELGCGNGAMASQWLAHKGYRVYGVDISPTAICWAQEAFAAQSLAGTFQHGDVCTLSMFGNQMFDLVFDGSCLHCLLGEQRQRYLNQVRRILKPGGIFIVSSMCGEPKLAAKQQNYDRAHYQLWQDGRPWRTLMPLPLLLQEIASHQFAVFNTQVNHNPWWDHATLCCTAAV; translated from the coding sequence ATGACGATTTACGAACAGCGCTACCGGGCGTTAAAAAAACAGGGCTACCAGGCCTGGGTCGGTGAAGGATACCCACGCGCTTCGCGGCAACTGGCAGTAACACTGCAATCCTTGCAAGATAACGGGATTTTGCCCACGCCGGGCGCCGCCTGCCTTGAACTGGGATGTGGCAACGGCGCCATGGCATCGCAGTGGCTGGCACACAAAGGCTACCGGGTTTACGGGGTGGATATTTCCCCCACCGCCATTTGCTGGGCGCAGGAGGCATTTGCTGCGCAAAGTTTGGCGGGCACCTTCCAGCATGGCGATGTCTGCACGCTGAGCATGTTCGGCAACCAGATGTTCGATCTGGTCTTTGACGGCAGTTGCCTGCATTGCCTGCTCGGTGAACAGCGGCAGCGCTACCTCAATCAGGTTCGGCGGATCCTCAAACCCGGTGGGATATTCATCGTCAGTAGCATGTGCGGCGAACCGAAACTGGCGGCAAAGCAGCAAAACTATGATCGGGCACATTATCAGCTCTGGCAAGATGGCCGCCCGTGGCGAACCTTGATGCCGTTACCCCTGCTGTTGCAGGAAATCGCCTCGCATCAGTTTGCGGTTTTCAATACCCAGGTGAACCACAACCCGTGGTGGGATCACGCCACGCTGTGCTGCACTGCCGCAGTATAA
- a CDS encoding NADPH-dependent FMN reductase translates to MSDPALKIVTLLGSLRKGSYNAMVARTLPNLAPQGVTIEALPSIRDIPLYDSDLQQDEGFPAAVEAIAEQIRQADGVIIITPEYNYSVPGGLKNAIDWISRLPNQPLAGKPVAIQTCSMGPIGGARCQYHLRQILVFLDAMVMNKPEFMGGVIQNKVDEAKGELTEQRSLDFLSGQLAAFRDYILRVR, encoded by the coding sequence ATGTCAGATCCAGCGTTAAAAATCGTTACCCTGCTCGGCAGTTTGCGCAAAGGTTCTTACAATGCCATGGTGGCACGTACATTGCCGAACCTCGCCCCTCAAGGCGTTACTATCGAAGCCCTGCCTTCAATCCGCGATATCCCGCTCTACGATTCCGATCTGCAGCAAGATGAGGGTTTCCCTGCCGCGGTAGAGGCCATTGCAGAACAAATCCGCCAGGCAGACGGCGTGATTATCATTACGCCTGAGTATAATTACTCGGTGCCAGGTGGTTTGAAAAATGCTATCGACTGGATTTCCCGCCTGCCCAATCAGCCGCTGGCCGGCAAACCAGTTGCGATCCAAACCTGCTCAATGGGCCCGATCGGCGGGGCGCGCTGCCAGTATCATCTGCGCCAGATCCTGGTGTTCCTGGACGCCATGGTGATGAACAAACCTGAATTCATGGGCGGCGTCATCCAGAACAAAGTGGATGAAGCGAAAGGGGAATTGACGGAACAACGCTCGCTCGACTTCCTGAGCGGCCAGTTAGCGGCATTCCGCGATTATATCCTGCGCGTACGATAA
- a CDS encoding NCS2 family permease, with amino-acid sequence MNKSVSGLDAEQGLLGRVFKLKQHGTTVRTETIAGITTFLTMVYIVFVNPQILGAAGMDTQAVFVTTCLIAAFGSIFMGLLANLPVALAPAMGLNAFFAFVVAGAMGISWQIGMGAIFWGAVGFLLLTLFRIRYWMIANIPVSLRVGITSGIGLFIGMMGLKNAGIVVANPETLVTIGNLSSHSVLLGALGFFIIAVLASRNIHAAVLVSIIVTTLIGWALGDVKYGGVFSMPPSVTSVVGQVDIAGALNVGLAGVIFSFMLVNLFDSSGTLIGVTDKAGLADEKGKFPRMKQALYVDSISSVAGAFIGTSSVTAYIESSSGVSVGGRTGLTAVVTGILFLLVIFLSPLAGMVPAYAAAGALIYVGVLMTSSLARVKWDDLTEAVPAFVTAVMMPFSFSITEGIALGFISYCVMKLGTGRWREISPCVIVVALLFVLKIVFIDGH; translated from the coding sequence ATGAATAAATCTGTATCTGGCCTTGATGCCGAGCAAGGCTTACTTGGGCGTGTGTTTAAACTCAAGCAGCATGGAACTACGGTACGTACGGAAACGATTGCGGGTATCACCACCTTTTTAACCATGGTGTATATCGTCTTCGTTAACCCGCAAATTCTTGGTGCGGCGGGGATGGATACGCAGGCCGTATTCGTCACCACCTGCCTGATTGCGGCGTTTGGCAGCATCTTTATGGGGCTGTTGGCCAACCTGCCGGTGGCGCTGGCGCCGGCGATGGGGCTGAACGCCTTTTTCGCCTTTGTGGTTGCCGGGGCGATGGGCATTTCATGGCAGATTGGCATGGGGGCCATTTTCTGGGGCGCCGTCGGTTTTCTGCTGTTGACCCTGTTCCGCATTCGTTACTGGATGATCGCCAATATCCCCGTTAGCCTGCGCGTGGGGATCACCAGCGGTATTGGCCTGTTTATCGGCATGATGGGGTTGAAAAACGCCGGCATCGTGGTGGCTAACCCGGAAACGCTGGTCACTATCGGTAACCTGTCTTCCCACAGCGTGTTGCTGGGGGCGTTGGGCTTCTTCATTATTGCTGTTCTGGCATCACGTAATATCCACGCGGCGGTGTTGGTTTCCATTATCGTCACCACGCTGATCGGTTGGGCGCTGGGCGATGTGAAATACGGTGGCGTGTTCTCAATGCCGCCGAGCGTTACCTCGGTGGTTGGCCAGGTGGATATTGCCGGTGCGCTGAACGTTGGGCTGGCGGGGGTGATCTTCTCCTTTATGCTGGTTAACCTGTTTGACTCTTCCGGTACCCTGATCGGCGTGACCGACAAAGCCGGCCTGGCGGATGAAAAGGGCAAATTCCCGCGCATGAAGCAGGCACTGTACGTTGACAGCATCAGCTCGGTTGCCGGGGCGTTTATCGGCACCTCTTCGGTTACCGCATACATTGAAAGTTCTTCCGGCGTCTCGGTTGGCGGCCGTACTGGCCTGACTGCGGTAGTGACCGGTATCCTGTTCCTGCTGGTGATCTTCCTGTCGCCGCTGGCTGGTATGGTGCCGGCGTATGCCGCCGCCGGCGCGTTGATTTACGTTGGCGTGCTGATGACCTCTAGCCTGGCCCGCGTGAAGTGGGACGATCTGACTGAAGCCGTTCCGGCGTTTGTCACTGCGGTGATGATGCCATTTAGTTTCTCGATCACCGAAGGCATTGCGCTGGGCTTTATCTCTTACTGCGTGATGAAGCTGGGCACCGGCCGCTGGCGTGAAATCAGCCCCTGCGTAATCGTGGTGGCGCTGCTGTTTGTGCTGAAAATCGTGTTTATTGACGGCCACTAG
- the yieH gene encoding 6-phosphogluconate phosphatase, which yields MTPVECILFDCDGTLVDSEVLCSMAYVHMFAQQGITLSLDEVFKKYKGVKLYEIIERVGAEQGISLPTAQMEPVYRQELARLFDSQLQPIPGAAELLAQIAVPVCTVSNGPVSKMQHSLGLTGLLPYFDDRLFSGYDIQRWKPDPAIVRHAAEKMQVPLERCILIDDSMAGAQAGIAAGIPVFYFCADPHNKPIAHPLVTTFHRLDQLPALWEQRGWRLTNG from the coding sequence ATGACCCCGGTTGAATGTATTCTGTTTGATTGCGATGGCACGTTGGTCGACAGCGAAGTGCTGTGCAGCATGGCCTATGTGCATATGTTTGCCCAGCAGGGCATTACGCTTTCGCTGGACGAGGTGTTCAAAAAGTACAAAGGGGTGAAGCTGTACGAGATTATCGAACGGGTGGGCGCCGAACAGGGCATCTCATTGCCAACCGCACAGATGGAGCCGGTTTATCGCCAGGAGCTGGCGCGCCTGTTCGATAGCCAATTGCAGCCCATCCCTGGCGCTGCCGAACTGCTGGCGCAGATCGCCGTGCCGGTTTGCACCGTCTCCAACGGCCCGGTGAGCAAAATGCAGCATTCACTGGGCCTGACCGGCTTGCTGCCCTATTTCGATGACCGGCTGTTCAGCGGCTACGATATCCAGCGCTGGAAGCCAGATCCGGCCATTGTGCGCCACGCGGCAGAGAAAATGCAGGTGCCGCTGGAACGCTGTATTTTAATCGATGATTCAATGGCCGGAGCCCAGGCCGGCATCGCTGCCGGCATTCCGGTGTTTTACTTCTGCGCCGATCCGCACAATAAACCGATCGCACACCCGTTAGTCACCACCTTTCATCGCCTGGATCAGTTGCCTGCGTTGTGGGAACAGCGCGGCTGGCGGCTGACGAATGGCTAA
- a CDS encoding amino acid ABC transporter permease, translated as MDFTVIQENWTYLLWGTWPDGPLGGAALTLAISLMAGVASAVLGTLLGVALAMSRGIWAGLLAALLGFFRAIPVIMLIFWTYFLLPMVLGFDIPEITTVVCALALIASAYLAHAVKAGIAAIGPGQWQAGMSLGLTQWQTLRMIVLPQALRMMVPSFINQWISLIKDTSLAYIVGVGELTFLATQVNNRSMVYPMEVFLFVALVYFVFCQVLELLANALNQRFSPQGKLPRRGRRWWRNKLPAPAS; from the coding sequence ATGGATTTTACCGTTATCCAGGAAAACTGGACCTATCTGCTATGGGGCACCTGGCCGGACGGGCCGCTGGGCGGTGCGGCACTGACGTTGGCGATCAGCCTGATGGCCGGCGTGGCTTCGGCGGTGCTTGGTACGTTGCTTGGCGTAGCGCTGGCGATGTCGCGCGGCATTTGGGCTGGGTTGTTGGCCGCACTGCTGGGGTTTTTCCGCGCGATCCCGGTGATCATGCTGATTTTCTGGACCTACTTCTTGCTGCCGATGGTGCTAGGTTTCGATATCCCGGAAATCACCACCGTGGTGTGCGCCCTGGCGCTGATCGCCTCCGCCTATCTGGCGCATGCGGTTAAGGCCGGCATCGCCGCCATTGGCCCTGGGCAATGGCAGGCGGGGATGTCGCTTGGCCTGACCCAGTGGCAGACACTGCGTATGATTGTCCTGCCGCAGGCGCTACGCATGATGGTGCCTTCCTTCATCAACCAGTGGATATCCTTGATAAAGGACACCTCGCTGGCCTATATCGTCGGCGTGGGCGAACTGACGTTCCTGGCCACCCAGGTGAACAACCGCAGCATGGTCTACCCGATGGAAGTGTTCCTGTTTGTGGCGCTGGTGTATTTCGTGTTCTGCCAGGTGTTGGAACTGTTGGCCAACGCGCTGAACCAGCGTTTTAGCCCACAGGGTAAATTACCGCGCCGCGGGCGGCGCTGGTGGCGCAACAAACTGCCCGCGCCGGCGAGTTAG
- a CDS encoding amino acid ABC transporter permease: protein MNWQPLSDWLLAPQYLSWLWQGFLLTLWLSACAGLAATLLGFFLAAMRDSTLAPLRAFAVGYSSLFRNTPLLVQLFFWYFAAGQILPAGAMQWLNEPHHLGWFSWPSFEFLAGFFGLTLYSTAFIAEEIRSGIRGVARGQRQAANALGLTAWQTMRFVILPQALHIAFPPLLGQYMNVIKNSSLTMAIGVAELSYASRQVETETLRTFQAFGVATVLYIAIIALLEGWGMWRQQRKPLKGH from the coding sequence ATGAATTGGCAACCACTCTCAGACTGGCTGCTGGCGCCGCAGTATCTGAGCTGGCTATGGCAGGGCTTTCTGTTAACGCTGTGGCTTTCGGCATGTGCCGGGCTGGCGGCGACGCTGCTGGGCTTTTTCCTGGCGGCGATGCGTGACAGCACCTTGGCGCCGCTGCGTGCTTTTGCGGTCGGCTACAGCTCGCTGTTTCGCAATACGCCGCTGCTGGTGCAGCTGTTTTTCTGGTATTTCGCCGCCGGGCAAATTCTGCCTGCCGGCGCGATGCAATGGCTGAATGAGCCGCACCATCTGGGCTGGTTTAGCTGGCCGTCATTTGAATTTCTGGCAGGGTTCTTTGGCCTGACGCTCTATTCCACCGCGTTTATCGCCGAAGAAATTCGCTCCGGCATTCGCGGCGTGGCGCGCGGCCAAAGGCAGGCGGCTAATGCGCTGGGCCTGACGGCCTGGCAGACCATGCGCTTTGTTATTTTGCCGCAGGCGCTGCACATTGCCTTCCCGCCGCTGCTGGGTCAGTACATGAACGTGATCAAAAACTCCTCGTTGACCATGGCGATTGGCGTGGCCGAACTGTCTTACGCTTCGCGGCAGGTAGAGACGGAAACCCTGCGTACCTTCCAGGCCTTTGGCGTGGCCACGGTGCTGTATATTGCGATTATCGCGCTACTGGAGGGCTGGGGCATGTGGCGCCAGCAGCGCAAACCATTGAAGGGGCACTAA
- a CDS encoding ABC transporter substrate-binding protein, giving the protein MKQRVLALTLLAGLAGFAASAAHADKLDDIKQAGVVRIAVFDSNPPFGYIDPQSKKLVGYDVDIAEAIGKALGVKVELRATNPANRIPLLVSKKVDLIAANFTITDERAKEVNFSIPYFATGQKFIARKGVLKTPDDIKNLRIGADKGTVQEITLREHYPTAKVISYDDTPLAFVALRNGNVQAITQDDAKLVGLLGNLTAAQKADFEISPFSITKEYQGVGIPKGEERLTATINDTLVALEKDGEAVKIYDRWFGPETKSAQPRGDFTFAPLDQQPKA; this is encoded by the coding sequence ATGAAACAGCGCGTTTTAGCCTTAACTCTGCTTGCCGGTTTGGCTGGCTTTGCCGCCAGTGCCGCTCACGCGGATAAACTCGATGATATCAAGCAGGCTGGCGTGGTGCGTATCGCGGTATTCGACAGTAACCCGCCGTTCGGTTACATCGATCCGCAGAGCAAAAAGCTTGTGGGTTACGATGTTGATATCGCCGAAGCTATCGGTAAAGCGCTGGGCGTGAAAGTGGAACTGCGGGCCACTAACCCGGCTAACCGTATTCCGCTGTTGGTGTCCAAAAAGGTGGATTTGATCGCCGCCAACTTCACGATTACCGATGAACGCGCCAAAGAAGTTAACTTCAGCATCCCTTACTTTGCCACCGGCCAAAAGTTTATTGCCCGCAAAGGCGTGTTGAAAACGCCTGATGATATCAAGAACCTGCGCATCGGCGCGGATAAAGGCACGGTGCAGGAAATCACCCTGCGTGAGCATTATCCAACGGCCAAAGTGATCTCCTATGATGATACCCCGCTGGCATTTGTGGCGCTGCGCAACGGTAACGTGCAGGCGATCACCCAGGATGATGCCAAGCTGGTTGGCCTGCTGGGCAATTTGACGGCGGCCCAGAAAGCCGATTTTGAAATTTCGCCGTTCAGCATCACCAAAGAATACCAGGGCGTCGGCATCCCGAAAGGCGAAGAACGCCTGACAGCAACGATTAACGATACGTTGGTCGCGCTGGAAAAAGACGGCGAAGCGGTGAAAATTTACGATCGCTGGTTTGGCCCGGAAACCAAATCCGCACAGCCACGCGGCGACTTCACGTTTGCCCCGCTGGATCAACAGCCCAAAGCCTGA
- the phoU gene encoding phosphate signaling complex protein PhoU: MENLNLNKHISGQFNAELEHIRTQVLTMGGLVEQQLTDAITAMHNQDGELAKRVIDGDAKINMMEVAIDEACVRIIAKRQPTASDLRLVMAIIKTISELERIGDVADKICRTALEKFSHQHQPLLVSLESLGRHTVQMLHGVLDAFARMDLDEAIRIYREDRKVDQEYEGIVRQLMTYMMEDPRTIPSVLTALFCARSIERIGDRCQNICEFIFYFVKGQDFRHMGGDALDQLLAADGKTPKDEE; encoded by the coding sequence ATGGAAAACCTGAATTTAAACAAACATATCTCCGGCCAGTTCAACGCAGAGCTTGAGCACATCCGTACCCAGGTGCTGACCATGGGCGGTCTTGTGGAGCAACAGTTGACGGACGCCATTACCGCGATGCACAACCAGGATGGTGAATTGGCAAAGCGTGTGATCGATGGGGATGCCAAGATCAACATGATGGAAGTGGCGATCGATGAGGCCTGTGTGCGCATTATCGCCAAACGCCAGCCAACCGCCAGCGATTTGCGCCTGGTGATGGCGATCATCAAGACCATTTCGGAGCTGGAGCGCATCGGCGACGTGGCGGATAAGATTTGCCGCACCGCGCTGGAGAAATTCTCCCATCAGCACCAGCCGCTGTTGGTGAGCCTGGAGTCCCTGGGCCGCCACACCGTGCAAATGCTGCACGGTGTGCTTGATGCCTTTGCGCGTATGGATCTCGATGAGGCGATTCGTATCTACCGCGAAGACAGAAAGGTCGATCAGGAGTATGAAGGCATTGTACGCCAACTGATGACTTACATGATGGAAGACCCTCGCACTATTCCGAGCGTGCTGACGGCGCTGTTCTGCGCCCGCTCTATCGAGCGTATCGGCGATCGCTGCCAGAATATCTGCGAGTTTATTTTCTATTTTGTGAAGGGGCAGGATTTCCGCCATATGGGCGGCGACGCGCTGGATCAACTGCTGGCTGCCGATGGCAAAACCCCGAAAGACGAAGAGTAA
- the pstB gene encoding phosphate ABC transporter ATP-binding protein PstB: MVTDASSSKIQVRDLNFYYGKFHALKNITLDIAKNKVTAFIGPSGCGKSTLLRTLNKMYQLYPEQRAEGGILLDGQNILTDNQDIALLRAKVGMVFQKPTPFPMSIYDNIAFGVRLFEKLSRADMDERVQWALSKAALWNETKDKLHQSGYSLSGGQQQRLCIARGIAIRPEVLLLDEPCSALDPISTGKIEELISELKSDYTVVIVTHNMQQAARCSDSTAFMYLGELIEFSDTDTLFTAPQKKQTEDYITGRYG, from the coding sequence ATGGTGACTGACGCTTCCAGCAGCAAAATTCAGGTACGCGATCTGAACTTTTACTATGGTAAATTCCACGCGTTGAAAAACATCACGCTGGATATCGCCAAGAACAAGGTAACCGCATTTATCGGCCCTTCCGGCTGCGGAAAATCCACCTTGCTTCGCACCCTTAACAAAATGTACCAGCTGTATCCGGAACAGCGTGCTGAAGGCGGCATTCTGCTTGATGGCCAGAACATCCTGACGGATAACCAGGACATCGCGCTGTTGCGCGCCAAAGTAGGCATGGTGTTCCAAAAGCCTACGCCGTTCCCGATGTCGATTTACGACAACATCGCCTTTGGCGTGCGGTTGTTTGAAAAGCTGTCGCGCGCCGATATGGATGAGCGCGTGCAGTGGGCGCTGTCCAAGGCCGCATTGTGGAATGAAACCAAGGACAAGCTGCACCAAAGCGGCTATAGCCTGTCTGGCGGCCAGCAGCAGCGCCTGTGTATTGCCCGTGGCATCGCCATCCGCCCGGAAGTGCTGCTGCTGGATGAGCCGTGCTCGGCGCTGGATCCGATTTCCACCGGCAAAATTGAAGAGCTGATCAGCGAGCTGAAGTCTGATTACACTGTGGTGATCGTAACCCACAATATGCAACAGGCCGCACGTTGTTCTGACTCAACGGCATTCATGTATTTGGGCGAACTGATCGAGTTCAGTGACACCGACACCCTGTTTACTGCACCGCAGAAAAAACAAACTGAAGACTACATCACCGGCCGTTACGGTTGA
- the pstA gene encoding phosphate ABC transporter permease PstA — MATMDMQNEVVLAETRRKMQVWRRQKNRIALTLSMATMAFGLFWLVWILISTVTKGIDGMSLALFTEMTPPPNTAGGGLANAIAGSGLLILWATIFGTPLGIMAGIYLAEYGRKSWLAELIRFINDILLSAPSIVVGLFVYTIVVAKMEHFSGWAGIIALALLQVPIVIRTTENMLKLVPDTLREAAYALGTPKWRMISAITLKASVSGIITGVLLAIARIAGETAPLLFTSLSNQFWSTDLMQPIANLPVTIFKFAMSPFAEWQQLAWAGVLLITLCVLLLNILARVIFAKKKQS; from the coding sequence ATGGCGACAATGGATATGCAAAACGAAGTCGTGCTAGCGGAAACGCGCCGCAAGATGCAGGTCTGGCGCCGCCAGAAAAACCGTATCGCGCTGACGCTGTCTATGGCGACGATGGCCTTCGGCCTGTTCTGGCTGGTGTGGATCCTGATTTCTACCGTCACCAAAGGGATTGACGGTATGTCGCTGGCGCTGTTTACCGAAATGACCCCACCGCCGAACACCGCCGGCGGCGGTTTGGCTAACGCCATCGCCGGTAGCGGCCTGCTGATCCTGTGGGCCACCATCTTTGGTACGCCTCTGGGCATTATGGCCGGTATCTACCTGGCGGAGTACGGGCGCAAGTCATGGCTGGCGGAGCTTATCCGCTTTATCAACGACATTCTGCTGTCGGCTCCATCGATCGTCGTCGGTCTGTTCGTCTACACCATCGTTGTCGCCAAGATGGAGCACTTCTCCGGCTGGGCGGGGATCATTGCATTGGCGCTGTTGCAGGTGCCGATTGTGATCCGCACCACGGAAAACATGCTCAAATTGGTGCCGGACACGCTGCGTGAAGCCGCCTATGCATTGGGTACGCCGAAATGGCGCATGATTTCCGCGATCACGCTAAAGGCATCGGTTTCCGGCATTATCACCGGTGTGCTGCTGGCCATTGCGCGTATTGCCGGCGAAACCGCCCCGCTGTTGTTCACTTCGCTGTCGAACCAGTTCTGGAGCACCGATCTCATGCAGCCGATCGCCAACCTGCCGGTGACCATCTTCAAATTCGCCATGAGCCCGTTCGCCGAATGGCAACAGTTGGCCTGGGCCGGCGTGCTGCTGATAACCCTGTGCGTGCTGTTACTGAACATTCTGGCGCGTGTGATTTTTGCCAAGAAAAAGCAATCATAA